A single Seriola aureovittata isolate HTS-2021-v1 ecotype China chromosome 19, ASM2101889v1, whole genome shotgun sequence DNA region contains:
- the rps6kc1 gene encoding ribosomal protein S6 kinase delta-1, with protein MISQRDRGELARFYTVTDPKKHQKGYTVYKVTARIISRKNPEDVQEITVWKRYSDFRKLHQNLWQLHKNVCSQSELFPPFAKAKVFGRFDDSVIEERRQCSEDLLQFSANIPALYSSQHIQDFFKGGEVHDGSELIGPAEPFSDFLADSLSDCSSDVQRDISGADDLTITSEYGGPSSDSDLTSLAVDTDSLAEVDDGMASGRTSPNQPQGGATNISSSCSPRLPSLHDRRTPSPAPIPASSAPNPEVSWPGRTPLFSGSLKKASGGNTKDVKSDYLDKASELICLAVQKEKEQDYQAAFSYYRNGVDLLLQGVQGEPSPTRREAVKKKTAEYLMRAEQISSQHLRSNMGQGSTQTAALGAQCCPSTSRGGQQSPSEELRAYRVLGVIDKVLLVMDKRTEEMFILKGLRKSSDCGRTKRTIMPHSVPHMVQLRKFIVSEDTVFLLLQYAEGGKLWSHIGKYLRNSSPEESFDIPFIQKSHTAAVHSPQHAVPQLDVGSASSGSGPVAGPDSVSKVQKEGKNLNASPLKSVLPPRLMEQSGAQADSGATSEEECTNSYLTLCNEYEQDKVEPDALEEGEEKSEREMLSLEVPIATTTTSSRSRSLLSNDSLSSPLSSQELGFFTESSDKSGNTHDNEQDRGEGQDHSEVFSPLPSPVGPLSLDQSKHTPMEFFRIDSKDSASEVTCLDLGEQRPPQKQVPLFSTSDLGSDVTEDLPELAQEVKGHSSELWWLDCSDKGSNESVPVISFKEAVVEDDGHPPDLLVNLPVVSGTVDSLQEELETSGVCLGLEATASPQKLIQPDVLQLHSQPEEGEEQPLEQDLSSLCTASATCDTSVASCSPLPSLWDDYSLTFGQEASDKMFVDPECQNNDLPLDPGIPDTDPHSEKPESGTRVNTDPSADSIPATNETEACAVVESLLDLDGESSRVVSNTGGGEFDKEVSRLFAELDELSLAASQARIPEEFVQCWAVEMVTALDSLHQEGIICRDLNPNNILLDYQGHVQITYFCSWSDVEESCDKEAVANMYCAPEVGGISEETAACDWWSLGAILFELLTGMSLLRCHPAGIGRHTALNIPESVSEEARSLLEQLLQYNPMERLGAGVGGVDDIKSHPFFARVNWPK; from the exons ATGATATCGCAGCGGGACAGAGGAGAACTTGCTCGGTTTTATACTGTCACAGACCCTAAAAAGCACCAGAAAGGCTATACTGTGTACAAAGTCACCGCAAGG ATAATCTCCAGGAAGAACCCAGAAGATGTCCAAGAG aTAACAGTATGGAAGAGATACAGTGATTTCAGGAAGCTTCATCAGAATCTCTGGCAGCTGCACAAGAATGTATGTAGCCAGTCAGAGCTGTTTCCTCCCTTTGCCAAGGCCAAAGTCTTTG GTCGTTTTGATGACTCGGTGATTGAGGAAAGAAGACAGTGCTCTGAGGATCTGCTGCAGTTCTCTGCTAATATCCCTGCTCTCTACAGTAGTCAGCACATCCAAGATTTCTTTAAA GGCGGCGAGGTCCACGACGGCTCAGAGCTCATTGGCCCCGCTGAGCCCTTTTCGGATTTCCTGGCAGACAGTTTATCAGACTGCAGCTCTGATG TTCAAAGAGACATCAGTGGGGCAGATGATTTGACTATCACATCTGAGTATGGAG GCCCGTCCAGTGACAGCGACCTGACCTCCCTGGCTGTGGATACAGACTCTTTGGCTGAGGTGGATGATGGCATGGCCTCAGGCCGCACCTCCCCAAACCAGCCACAGGGGGGAGCTACCAACATTAGTAGCAGCTGCAGCCCTCGCTTGCCCTCCCTGCACGATCGCCGTACCCCATCTCCTGCGCCTATCCCTGCCTCCTCAGCCCCAAACCCAGAGGTCAGCTGGCCAGGCCGAACGCCGCTCTTCTCTGGCAGTTTGAAGAAAGCCAGCGGTGGCAACACAAAGGACGTAAAGTCAGACTACCTAGACAAAGCCAGCGAGCTCATCTGTCTGGCTGTacagaaggagaaagagcagGATTACCAGGCAGCTTTTTCTTACTATCGCAACGGAGTGGACCTGCTGCTGCAAGGAGTGCAAG GTGAGCCCAGTCCCACGCGGCGAgaggcagtgaagaagaagactgccGAGTATCTGATGCGTGCAGAACAGATATCCAGTCAGCATCTGAGAAGCAACATGGGTCAAGGGTCAACGCAGACAGCG gcTTTGGGGGCACAGTGCTGCCCTTCCACCAGCAGAGGAGGCCAGCAGAGTCCATCCGAAGAGCTGAGAGCTTACAGGGTGTTGGGGGTCATAGATAAG GTTCTTTTGGTCATGGACAAGAGAACAGAAGAGATGTTCATCCTTAAA GGTCTGAGGAAGAGCAGTGACTGTGGGCGGACTAAGAGAACCATCATGCCTCACTCTGTGCCCCACATGGTGCAGCTCAGGAAGTTCATTGTCTCTGAAGACACGGTTTTCCTTCTGCTGCAGTATGCTGAAG GTGGGAAATTGTGGTCTCATATTGGAAAGTACCTACGTAATTCAAGCCCAGAAGAGAGCTTTGACATTCCTTTCATCCAGAAGAGCCACACAGCAGCTGTACACTCTCCGCAACATGCTGTACCACAGCTGGATGTAGGTTCAGCCAGTTCTGGTTCTGGGCCTGTTGCTGGTCCTGATTCTGTCTCAAAGGtgcagaaggagggaaaaaaccTCAACGCGTCTCCCCTTAAGAGTGTTCTTCCTCCCAGGCTTATGGAACAAAGTGGGGCGCAGGCAGACTCTGGAGCCACCTCTGAGGAAGAGTGCACCAACAGTTACTTGACACTTTGCAATGAGTATGAACAAGACAAAGTAGAACCGGATGCactagaggaaggagaagagaagagtgaACGGGAAATGCTGTCACTGGAAGTGCCCATTGCGACGACCACCACTTCCTCACGTAGCCGCTCACTGCTGAGCAACGACAGCCTCTCTTCACCTCTCAGCTCTCAGGAACTTGGCTTCTTCACCGAGTCGTCTGACAAAAGTGGCAACACCCATGACAATGAGCAAGACCGCGGCGAAGGACAGGACCACAGCGAAGTTTTTAGTCCTTTACCCTCCCCTGTTGGGCCTCTGTCTCTCGATCAGTCCAAGCACACGCCGATGGAGTTTTTCCGCATTGACAGCAAAGACAGTGCAAGCGAGGTCACCTGCCTCGACTTGGGAGAGCAGCGCCCCCCTCAAAAGCAGGTCCCACTCTTTTCTACGTCTGACCTGGGATCGGATGTCACAGAGGATCTTCCAGAGCTGGCTCAGGAAGTCAAGGGCCACAGCTCAGAGCTTTGGTGGTTGGACTGCAGTGATAAAGGCTCCAACGAGTCCGTGCCAGTCATCTCATTTAAAGAGGCAGTAGTGGAGGATGATGGTCACCCGCCAGATCTTTTGGTCAACCTTCCTGTAGTGAGTGGAACTGTTGACTCGTTACAGGAGGAATTAGAGACTTCAGGAGTGTGTCTGGGCCTCGAGGCCACAGCCTCTCCTCAGAAGTTAATCCAGCCTGATGTTTTACAGCTTCACAGCCAGCCCGAGGAAGGGGAGGAGCAACCACTGGAGCAGGACCTTTCATCTCTGTGTACAGCTTCTGCAACCTGTGACACCAGTGTTGCATCTTGTTCTCCCCTCCCTTCACTGTGGGACGACTACAGCCTGACATTTGGACAAGAGGCCTCTGACAAAATGTTTGTTGATCCCGAATGCCAAAATAATGACCTCCCCCTTGATCCAGGAATTCCAGATACTGACCCCCATAGTGAGAAACCAGAATCCGGTACAAGAGTAAACACAGACCCCAGTGCAGACTCCATCCCAGCCACAAATGAGACTGAGGCCTGTGCGGTGGTTGAGAGTTTATTAGATCTTGATGGTGAATCATCAAGAGTTGTTAGTAATACAGGTGGCGGCGAATTTGATAAAGAAGTATCACGGCTGTTTGCAGAGCTGGACGAGCTGTCGTTGGCTGCGTCCCAAGCTCGTATCCCAGAGGAGTTTGTGCAGTGCTGGGCCGTAGAGATGGTGACAGCCCTGGATTCTCTGCACCAAGAGGGCATCATCTGTCGAGACCTAAATCCCAACAACATATTGCTCGACTACCAAG gtcATGTTCAGATCACTTACTTTTGTAGCTGGAGTGACGTGGAGGAGTCCTGTGACAAAGAGGCCGTTGCCAATATGTACTGTGCACCGG AGGTGGGAGGTATCAGTGAGGAAACAGCAGCGTGTGATTGGTGGAGTTTGGGCGCCATCCTGTTTGAGCTCCTGACAGGCATG